A region from the Gavia stellata isolate bGavSte3 chromosome 2, bGavSte3.hap2, whole genome shotgun sequence genome encodes:
- the DACT2 gene encoding dapper homolog 2: protein MLLGAPRAGGWDRGRVGERLQAALAGLQELQVLREKQRELVRAALAMPQRPAAGGGEQPLSAHSKEHRLEATLTALKEQLSRLRRQDVGLKSHLDQLDQRISELKLDVSKTSSEYLDSDSRPSSGFYDLSDGGSCSLSNSCTSVYSESISSSHTSLLPGSQNPKARLSVFDYRPKSADESTVHTTSFQQQGTYVSDGCRITASTDVSGTPSRSRPRPVSTGDLERLIPADTRFQKGTDPKSVLPLCHAGDMHLLSVDPKFQNDLVSKNGIDVYPYPSPLHAVALQSPLFSLVGTSPEADLQAPPSKPMPSATGPILIRTRPTAEAKPGARGYINKLLQLTRCKGNSRADASEWVSTKSQPATMHQRLIITPSAGGVKISSSSQLEKQVSSLESNKAEGKLQREVPEGECAKQQETMHCVNEEQPSTRPDTEPSAVNSCYPAKSAARGSPLAEAMESSVECSSSSSQLCQEDSSPGTWNAKAIPPRKLPLKRCGNAKLANAGGHERVARSEFVHAQFVPAESHQVRVKFASSRTKAVKIKRRNSEKVLRPGKQAFCMEKVKGVHGAARLPAEWNQPQRPHGAKSLLRRPSYSGGVTGRSCSESSLFPVQVGLPSVPSRPELYRASANALYSLEAACVDTANKKKQRKWQSTVEISAKAHLSSLSGSFGLGAPRQPARRAGVLRTVSMRARSKSQRHGLYAKSESDHSEYSAECASLFHSTIAETSEGEVSDFTTNRFGDSESSESDSDGSSNSSSLALDYDEADESELIWPEGSVRQPGTVQASSKPLPPVPKICRIKASKALKKKIRRFQPSSLKVMTMV from the exons ATGCTGCTGGGcgccccgcgggcgggcggctggGATCGCGGCCGGGTGGGCGAGAGGCTGCAGGCGGCCCTGGCCGGCCTCCAGGAGCTCCAGGTGCTGCGGGAGAAGCAGCGGGAGCTGGTGCGGGCCGCCCTGGCCATGCCGCagcggccggcggcgggcggaggagAGCAGCCCCTGTCCGCCCACAGCAAGGAGCACCGGCTGGAGGCCACCCTCACCGCCCTGAAGGAGCAGCTG TCTCGTTTGAGGAGACAGGATGTCGGCTTGAAAAGCCACCTGGATCAGCTAGACCAGCGAATAAGTGAGCTGAAATTGGACGTCAGTAAGACCTCCAGTGAATACTTGGATAGTGACAGCCGGCCCAGCTCAG GCTTCTATGACCTGAGCGATGGTGGTTCTTGCTCACTCTCCAATTCGTGTACCTCTGTGTACAGTGAGtccatctcctcctcccacacCAGTCTCTTGCCTGGCTCTCAAAACCCTAAAGCAAGGCTCAGTGTGTTTGATTACCGACCCAAGTCTGCAGATGAAAGTACTGTGCACACCACCAGCTTCCAACAGCAGGGAACCTATGTCAGCGATGGATGTCGGATTACAGCTAGCACAGACGTTTCTGGGACTCCTTCCAGGTCCCGACCAAGGCCAGTTTCCACAG GTGACTTGGAAAGACTCATTCCAGCAGACACTAGATTTCAGAAAGGGACAGATCCCAAATCTGTATTGCCTCTGTGCCATGCCGGAGACATGCACTTGCTCAGCGTGGACCCCAAATTCCAGAACGACTTGGTCTCCAAGAATGGCATTGACGTGTACCCTTACCCAAGCCCCCTTCATGCGGTGGCTTTACAAAGTCCCCTTTTCTCCCTGGTGGGGACATCCCCAGAAGCAGACCTCCAGGCTCCTCCCAGCAAACCCATGCCTAGTGCGACAGGTCCCATCTTGATTAGGACTAGGCCAACTGCTGAGGCCAAGCCAGGGGCAAGGGGTTACATCAATAAATTACTGCAGCTGACGAGATGCAAAGGGAACAGTCGGGCTGATGCCAGTGAGTGGGTTTCAACAAAGAGTCAGCCAGCCACAATGCACCAGAGACTAATTATAACCCCCAGCGCTGGTGGAGTGAAAATTAGCAGCAGTAGCCAGCTGGAAAAACAAGTGAGTTCTCTGGAAAGTAACAAAGCTGaagggaagctgcagagagaggTGCCAGAGGGGGAATGTGCCAAGCAGCAGGAGACCATGCACTGTGTGAATGAAGAACAGCCATCCACTCGGCCTGACACGGAGCCATCAGCTGTGAATAGTTGTTATCCTGCCAAGTCAGCAGCAAGGGGCTCTCCTCTGGCAGAAGCAATGGAGAGCAGCGTGGAGTGCAGTTCATCCAGCTCGCAGCTGTGCCAGGAGGACTCCAGCCCGGGCACATGGAATGCTAAAGCCATCCCACCCAGAAAGCTGCCCCTCAAAAGGTGTGGCAATGCCAAATTGGCTAACGCCGGGGGTCATGAGCGAGTGGCACGAAGTGAGTTCGTTCATGCTCAGTTCGTCCCTGCAGAATCCCACCAAGTCCGGGTCAAGTTTGCCAGCTCCAGAACAAAGGCAGTGAAGATAAAGAGGAGGAACAGTGAAAAGGTACTACGGCCTGGGAAGCAAGCCTTTTGCATGGAGAAGGTGAAAGGGGTCCATGGAGCTGCCAGGCTGCCTGCTGAATGGAATCAGCCCCAAAGACCACATGGAGCGAAGAGCCTTCTGCGGAGACCTTCGTATTCTGGTGGCGTGACTGGCAGGTCGTGCTCGGAGTCTAGCCTGTTCCCTGTACAGGTCGGGCTCCCCAGTGTGCCATCCAGGCCAGAGCTCTACAGGGCGTCTGCCAATGCACTGTATTCCCTCGAAGCAGCTTGTGTAGACACAGCCAACAAGAAGAAGCAGCGCAAGTGGCAGTCCACAGTGGAGATCTCTGCCAAGGCCCACCTGTCCAGCCTCTCTGGTAGCTTTGGCCTGGGAGCACCAAGGCAGCCAGCAAGGAGGGCTGGTGTCCTGCGCACTGTCAGTATGAGGGCTCGCTCCAAGAGTCAGCGCCACGGACTTTATGCCAAAAGCGAGTCAGACCACTCCGAGTATTCTGCAGAGTGTGCTTCCCTCTTTCACTCCACCATTGCAGAGACCAGCGAAGGGGAGGTCAGCGATTTCACGACTAACCGTTTCGGGGACAGTGAGTCCAGTGAAAGTGATTCAGATGGCAGCAGTAACAGTAGCAGCCTTGCCCTTGACTATGATGAGGCGGATGAAAGTGAGCTGATTTGGCCTGAAGGTTCAGTCAGACAACCGGGGACTGTCCAGGCCTCTTCCAAGCCTCTTCCCCCGGTGCCCAAAATCTGTCGCATCAAAGCTTCAAAGGCACTAAAGAAGAAGATTAGGAGATTCCAACCTTCCTCTCTGAAGGTCATGACCATGGTTTAA